The window GCACTTTGACTACAAATATATTATCACATTTGTAAATATAGGTATCACATACGAGTAGGTACCATAAAATTTCCTCAAATATTGTACATTGATTACAAAAACCAATTAACTATTTGCACCATACCAAAAACATCTCATCGATCAAAGAGGTGAAAATTGTGAAGATAATATTAGAAGAAGTATAAATTATAAAACCAATAGATCGAAGAACTACAAATATAATGTTTAATTTCTGGTGTTTTGAATATCAACGAGGATAGGGTTATCCAGCTTACACTCCACATGGCATCTTATAAGTGAAGCCCAATATCCTCCTAATAGAATCCACCATACAGGTGTCAAGCTAAGATCCATGCAAAAGATCAAATCCACCATACTGAAACAGAAAACAAAACTATTACTTAGTCAGATAGAGTGAGTCGACCTCGAATTCGATAAACACCATGGCATCTTTGGCAACCTTGGCAGCTGTTCAACCGGCCACCATCAACGGCCTTGGAGGAAGCTCCCTCTCTAGGACTAAGCTCGTCATCAAGCCCACTCGCCAGACCCTCAGACCCAGAAATGTCAGGTACTGTAAATTACTACGTTTGTATTTCCATGCTGTCATTGCCATGCTGATGAAGAACGAAGCTTTACTTTTCTTCTGTGTTTGAGCTTATTTGTTATGTGCTGTTGTGTAGGAGTGGTGCTGTGGTGGCCAAGTATGGTGACAAAAGTGTCTACTTTGACCTTGAGGACCTGGGCAACACCACTGGAAAATGGGACTTGTACGGCTCAGATGCACCCTCACCTTACAACCCTCTTCAGGTTTTCTTTCTCTTCACTCTCTTATTAGGGTTTTAGAATCATTGCATTATTTGCATAACATATGTGAAAGAGAAAGAACCAAAATCATGAAAAAATTAAAAAAATAAAAAAATAATGCTTTCATTGAGAGTTGAACTCAAGACCTCCCGCTTACTAAACGGGTGCTCTAACCAACTGAGCTATGAAAGCTTTTGTTAGTAGCGCCGGATTTTATTTACTTATTGATCTCACATTTAAGATGTCTGGGTTGATCAAGTGCTTACCGTAGAAATTTCATATTAGTTTTGGGTATGTTATTAGACCAAGATTCATCGTATATTCCTTTGTAGTATTTAGCCAATTAAAAGGCTATGAAATTGTAGAAATGCTAACATATATATGCATATGTAGACTGAAGCTTCAATTATTACAAGTTACTAGACATTGGTTTAGTTTAACTTAATTGTAAACCATATGCGACTGCAGAGCAAGTTCTTTGAGACATTTGCTGCTCCATTCACCAAGAGAGGTCTGCTGCTCAAGTTCTTGATCTTGGGAGGGGCTTCCACCATTGCTTACCTTAGTGCCACTGCCCCAGATGATCTTCTACCCATCAAGAAGGGCCCACAACTTCCCCCAAAGTTGGGACCACGTGGCAAGATCTGATTTTACTTCTCTGGGATTCTCATCTTAATTTGAAACATTTTCAGTGTATGTAATGTAATTTCTTATTCTCTACTTTTGTACTTGTAAAGTTTGTCTGATGTGGGATTAAGACCCTTAATTGATTATCAAGGATATCCTTTCCTGTGCAATCTAGGGAACTCTTTCTGTTCTGCTATTAGATTATTGATTGACTATGATTCTTTAAGGTCATTTGATACCAGATCTAAGGTGTTGGGATTTTAACCCCACGAACGAACCGAGATTCAGAAACAGACACACCCAACAACACTGTAATAAAGCAGAATAACAAACAGGAATAAAAAAAACAGTTGACACGAGATTTAACGTGGTTCGGCAAATTTCCTGCCTACGTCCACCCCAAGATATAGCTCTTCCACTATAAGAATAAAACTAGTACAAGATACATGAGTTAAATCTCATGACCCAAATCCCAAACCCTTGTACACCCTCACTCATAGAATACCCAAGAACACTATATCTCACCTAAGAATTTCCCTCTTAGCACTTTTTTCTCTCTCACTCTCATGCACAACCCACAAGCTCTCTATTGCTTGTCTGATGCTTACTTGATGCAAACTTGCTTGCATGCTTCAAATGGTTTCCATGCAGCCAATTTATAGGCAACATCCATTCATGTGAAAAAGGCCTTTATCTTCCCTCCTATTACAAAAGCGGGAGCACACCATTGAAGACTACCTCTTCACCTTCAATTTCTACAAACATCATAGCTACATATCATAGCTAGCTATTCACCAAGTCAATATTTGTTGCATCACCTTTTGCATGGTTTC of the Fragaria vesca subsp. vesca linkage group LG6, FraVesHawaii_1.0, whole genome shotgun sequence genome contains:
- the LOC101290969 gene encoding photosystem I reaction center subunit VI, chloroplastic-like, which gives rise to MASLATLAAVQPATINGLGGSSLSRTKLVIKPTRQTLRPRNVRSGAVVAKYGDKSVYFDLEDLGNTTGKWDLYGSDAPSPYNPLQSKFFETFAAPFTKRGLLLKFLILGGASTIAYLSATAPDDLLPIKKGPQLPPKLGPRGKI